In Dioscorea cayenensis subsp. rotundata cultivar TDr96_F1 chromosome 11, TDr96_F1_v2_PseudoChromosome.rev07_lg8_w22 25.fasta, whole genome shotgun sequence, a single genomic region encodes these proteins:
- the LOC120271895 gene encoding UDP-N-acetylmuramate--L-alanine ligase-like, with product MHQNMQHLLIPASSSHLVTTIHKFSLKMRSFAFLATTNACLPINARPNRDQCSRRLCFAVTPCGRRRLGFTGGFCLTPEGQNNVELCKDGVFEDDDGEKRKKEWVHFVGIGGSGLSALAMLALQQGFDVSGSDIMWSSFLDKLHEAGARLYIGHSASNLKSENGARLPDAIVVSSAVPSDNEEVVYANSVGIPIYKRDLWLGKITEQYNLIAISGTHGKSTTTAMLSFVLNAMGDNLISVVGANVPQFAGGNIIAGKGPNFVLEADEYDKCFLALAPQIAVVTNVNWDHVDTFPDEEDIKNAFREFVHRIRAGGHLILCGDSAGACDLLVEDQQGIVPNIKRVTNAQITNQGYSVTTYGISSKNDWHASVITSNLQGGLDYVLHHKGCPVANISLLLTGDHNVLNSLAVIATITTMFDGKRNMHDTINAISHHLAMFVGVSRRFDFIGKVNGCHIYDDYAHHPAEVRALLRAARQKFPSQALWLVFQPHTYSRLAAFMEDFITAFTAADHVIVTEIYAARETDNGNFSGRDLTTSIIGPSSEYIPKMDDVIDLLETKLQSSRNQDVVVFTVGAGDITTLGPKLLARLQQSSYCQMAV from the exons ATGCATCAGAACATGCAACACTTGCTAATACCAGCATCATCATCCCATTTAGTTACCACAATTCACAAATTTTCACTAAAGATGAGGTCTTTTGCTTTTCTAGCTACTACCAATGCTTGTTTGCCCATCAATGCTCGGCCAAATCGAGACCAATGTAGCCGGAGACTATGCTTTGCTGTGACTCCGTGCGGCCGGAGGAGGCTTGGCTTTACCGGAGGGTTTTGTTTGACCCCAGAAGGCCAGAACAATGTGGAGCTCTGCAAGGATGGTGTGtttgaggatgatgatggtgagaagagaaagaaggagTGGGTTCATTTTGTTGGAATTGGGGGATCTGGGTTGTCGGCTCTCGCAATGCTTGCGCTTCAGCAG GGTTTTGATGTAAGTGGCTCTGATATCATGTGGAGCAGCTTCCTGGACAAATTACATGAAGCCGGAGCAAGATTATACATTGGTCATTCTGCCTCAAACTTGAAAAGTGAAAATGGAGCAAGGCTTCCTGATGCAATTGTTGTTTCTAGTGCTGTTCCTTCAGATAATGAAGAGGTTGTTTATGCAAATTCTGTCGGAATTCCCAT ATACAAGAGAGATCTTTGGCTGGGAAAGATTACAGAGCAGTACAACCTTATTGCTATTAGTGGAACTCATG GTAAAAGCACCACTACAGCAATGCTTTCGTTTGTTCTGAATGCCATGGGGGACAATCTTATTTCGGTGGTAGGAGCAAATGTGCCACAG TTTGCAGGAGGAAATATCATAGCAGGGAAAGGCCCTAACTTTGTCTTGGAG GCTGATGAATATGATAAATGTTTTCTTGCATTGGCACCACAAATTGCTGTGGTCACAAATGTGAACTGGGACCATGTTGATACTTTCCCCGATGAG GAGGATATTAAGAATGCCTTCAGAGAATTTGTCCATCGAATTAGAGCTGGTGGTCATCTCATTCTATGTGGGGATAG TGCAGGTGCTTGTGATTTACTTGTAGAGGATCAGCAGGGAATTGTGCCAAACATTAAGAGAGTGACAAATGCTCAGATAACAAATCAGGGGTACTCTGTGACCACATATGGAATTTCTAGTAAAAATGATTGGCATGCATCCGTAATTACATCCAATTTACAAGGTGGCCTTGATTATGTACTG CATCACAAGGGATGTCCTGTTGCAAACATCAGCCTACTGCTGACCGGAGATCACAATGTTCTTAATTCATTAGCG GTGATTGCCACAATTACAACAATGTTTGATGGCAAGAGGAATATGCATGATACAATTAATGCTATAAGCCACCATTTGGCCATGTTCGTAGGTGTATCCAGGAGATTTGACTTTATTGGAAAGGTCAATGGATGTCACATATACGATGACTACGCTCACCATCCAGCCGAAGTTCGAGCTCTTCTCCGAGCTGCTAGGCAAAAATTTCCATCACAGGCATTATGGCTGGTTTTTCAGCCACATACATACAG CCGTCTTGCTGCTTTTATGGAAGATTTCATCACTGCATTTACTGCTGCGGACCATGTCATAGTAACAGAG ATTTATGCTGCTAGAGAAACTGATAATGGGAACTTCAGTGGAAGAGACCTCACAACTTCTATCATCGGTCCGTCATCTGAGTATATACCTAAAATG GACGATGTAATCGACTTGTTGGAAACCAAGCTACAATCAAGTAGAAATCAGGACGTTGTCGTCTTCACTGTTGGTGCAG GTGATATAACAACTCTGGGTCCTAAACTACTTGCCAGATTGCAACAGAGTTCCTACTGTCAGATGGCAGTATAG
- the LOC120272478 gene encoding serine/arginine-rich splicing factor SR45a-like, which produces MADSPRKRVRSRSRSHSRSVSRSRSRGRSPSRSLSPRPRSRSRSGSRGRTDAVNPGNTLYVTGLSTRVTERDLEDHFSKEGKVVDCRLVVEPRTRISRGFAFVTMDTVDDADRCIKYLNQSVLEGRYITVEKSRRKRPRTPTPGNYLGMKSTRDSSYRSRYRGGVGRDDYGGGGGYRRSPRRSPYRGGREYSPRRSPYGGGRSRRERSRSLPYSPYGSPDRGGYGRRSNVYAR; this is translated from the exons ATG GCGGATTCTCCACGCAAGAG GGTCCGGTCTAGATCAAGATCCCATTCCCGATCAGTCTCCAGGTCCAGGTCTAGGGGTAGATCACCATCCAGATCCCTGTCCCCACGTCCAAGATCTCGGTCAAGATCTGGAAGTCGCGGCAG GACTGATGCTGTCAATCCTGGAAATACACTTTATGTGACTGGCCTATCTACTAGAGTCACAGAAAGGGATCTTGAAGACCACTTTTCCAAGGAGGGAAAG GTTGTTGATTGTCGTCTAGTTGTTGAACCTCGGACCCGCATCTCTcgtggatttgcttttgtgaCCATGGATACTGTCGATGATGCTGATCGCTGTATAAAATATCTCAATCAGTCAGTATTGGAAGGGCGCTATATAACTGTGGAGAAG TCAAGGAGGAAAAGGCCACGGACACCAACTCCTGGGAACTACCTTGGTATGAAAAGCACACGAGACAGCA GCTACCGTAGCAGGTACCGTGGAGGCGTTGGGCGTGATGActatggtggtggtggtgggtaCCGCAGATCTCCTAGGCGTTCACCCTATCGTGGTGGGCGTGAATACTCTCCTCGTCGTTCACCATACGGTGGTGGTAGATCCAGAAGGGAGCGGTCAAGATCCCTTCCCTACTCCCCATATGGAAGTCCAGACAGGGGTGGTTATGGTCGCCGCTCCAATGTGTACGCCAGGTAA